The Vagococcus sp. CY52-2 DNA segment AATTCTAGCTCTTTCCATTTGTCACTTTCAGATTCTGGAAAATTAGTTTGGACACTAAAAAACAAGCTATAACGAGTTCTAAGCGCACTCTCGAACTTTCGTTGGAAAGATAACGCTAGATTACTCATAGCTTGTAATTTATAGGCTAATGCAGTACCAGAAGTTGACGCCCCGAATTTCTCGTCTGAAATATCTGCTACCATTGATGTTTTAAAAATTAATCGTTCGATACGATCCAAATAGTTTTCTGTCATTTGGTCACTATCGGGTTTATCTAAGAATTTAACGACGGCTTTCTCTGAACCCTCACCACTTGCGTTAATCGTTCTTGTATCTCTCATAGTCGTCATTGTTTGTTCGTCAATAGGTAATCCAAGCATTAACATATAACTATCACTAAAATATTCCACGTCATTCGCTTTCTCTGACAATGCTTTATTGTAGTTATTAATCAACGAACGTGTGCCCTCGAATATTCCAATACGTTCTTCATTAAAGTAAAACTCGTACACTGGTAAATCATCATATATGTTTTCTGTTTCTTCGATGTAACCAATCTTATCCGTTCCATCTTGCGTTTTAAACGTATACTCACATTCTTTCGTGTAAACAGCACCAGATAATACGCCATCATCATCTACGCTATAACTCACCGCAAACAATCGTTCTTGCGCTACTGTGTCGTCATAAACAATGAACATATTTTCTGGACTAACATAAGTAACTCGTGTCTGCGTTTCTTCATCTTGATACATCAATTCATAAGCACGACCATAAACGCATGCTAGTTTAGCTAACTCATGTTCAGTGTCCTCAATGTCATTTGTGCTTTCGAACAACTCAACCTTTTCTGCTATTGGTTTATCGGGATGTGATTTTTTTACTGGTATACCGTTAAAATATCCCGTAAACGTGTCTACGATATATTTAGGAAACCCAACAGCCAATCTAACATCTGGCTTGTACTGTGCTTTTGCTTGTTGCTTGTAAATTTGCATGTAACCTTTATACATATTCATTAATTCTTGGTAACGCGGTAACTCTGCTTGGTGTTTTTGTATAAATTCTTTTACAACGTCTGAAGTGATTTCTTTATCCTTATCGAACGTCATAATTTTCGGTGGTTTAAAATATTCCAATTACAATCCTCCTTTGAAAAATTGTACTTTAATCTGTCCTTTGCCGTTTATTGCTTCTACGGCGTATCTAGTTGCATCTATAACGTGGTTATATGAATCAATCGGTCTATTAGTATATTCGTTTGTCTTGCTGTCTTTAAGCCAGGTATAGTTTTCTAACTCCTCAATCAACTTCACACAACGTTCATCAACCACAAAATCATATTGCTGCAGGAAGTTAATCCCTTGAATGATTGAATCGGGACCCTTTTTAGCTGGTTTAATTCGTTCAATACCATTTCTACGCATTTCCTCAATAGATTTCTTTTCAGCAGAATCAGCAGTGATAACTTCTTTTGAATAGCCTAAAGTTTTAATCGTTTCTGCTAACTCGTTGTTCAACATCCCTTTTTTAACGTATTCCTCAATGAAATAAATCGTTTTGTTGTCTTCATCTATTTTTAAGTGAATAAAAGCAGACGGGTCATTAACGAAACCAAAATCGACGCCAAAATATGACGGTAGATGAGATAGTTCATCTTTATTCAATAATCTACGTTCATACTTAGGGAAAATAAGCTTATCTAACGTAGCAAACTCGCCAAGTGCATATATTTTGTAGTAAGCCTCATTACGTTGTGCTAAAAGTTCTATATTTTGCTTTGTACGTTCATCTAAGAAACGATTGTGTTTATATGTCGTTTGATAAACTTTTGCGTCTGGTTGCTTATTAATGAAGAAATACGAATAAACCCAATTCACTTTAGAAACTGGGTTAAACATCATGTATATTTGTTTGTCTTTATGCTTTTTCTCACGAGTTCTAAGTGTTAACTGTGTGTAATCATCAAGTGTGAATTCTGTCGCTTCTTCCATCACAACGTCCGAAACACCTTTAATAGACTTAATCTTTTCAGGGTTGTCCATCCCTTTAAAAATAAACTGTGCTTTATTAGGTAGTTCAATACGTCTGTCAGTCATGTTAACTTTGCAATGCTCTAATATCTGGAACGACGACAAACATTCTAAAACATCTTGAAAAATAGATTCTTTAATCGTTGACGCTACTTTTCTAAGCCACAGAACACGTCTAGGATGCTCCCAATTCTGCAATGACTTAAGCACGACCTTTTGTACTACGCCGTGCGATTTACCACTACTAGCACCGCCATAATGAACTTCAGTAGGGTAGGAGTAATCAAACAAGCAATCGTATATATAATCATTAAATACTGTTTCGGGTTTTGGTATAGATATATTAATCGTCATCTTTATCACCAATCACAATATTAATGTCAGTGTTTTTTAAGTCCACATCACGTTTTTCGGTGAACACGCCATTTATCTTATAAAAATGTTCTAGCGCTTGATTACGTTCTTTAGAACTAGCTGAATGTTGATGCAATTCTTCAGATAACACTTCTTGTGTTTCTGGATCAAGTTCTCTAGATACATAAATTTGCGGTTCACCTCTTGCAATTGACGATGTAATAGCCAACGCTTCTTCCATTGTTAAATGTTTTTCTGTTTGGATTTGTTTTAACTTTTCTTTGATATATTCCGATACACTTCCACCTTTATCCACCAGTTTTTCTTTTGCATTCTTAGCATAGTTTTCTGTATAGCCTGCCCTTATCGCTGATTGATATGCGTTGCCTGTGATGATGTACTCATCAGCAAACGCTTGTTGTCGTTGATTTAACTCACTCACTTTCCATCACCACCTTTCTACCAGCTAACTTTAATCGCATTCGGAAACTTATCACTATCTTCTACTGTGTAACCTGCTTTGTTTAATTCTTCTGCGATTTGTTCTTTCAATTCACCTGAATCAATTACCACAAATTTATCGCCTTTGCCTAGAACATTTTCTTTGTACTGATTTTTAATCGTTTCGTTAATCTGTTTTAACTTCTCGTCTAACACTTCTTTTTTAAAATCGCTGTTCAATTCTTCTAACGTTGTTAAACCCATTGCTATTCCTCCTTGTTATAATGTGACACGCACCAGTCTAAAAGCTCATCTGCTTTTGTTTTTGTGTAATTTTCGCCATACGCTAATAAAGTAATTTGTTCTTCATCAAAATCTTCTACAATATCAATTAAAAATACTGGTTCTTTAATATCGTTGTAATCTCGTTCAATAGTTCTTTTTACTAAATTTAAATAATCTTTATCTTCATGAATTACTACTTTACGTTTATACATGTGTTACCTCCTACGCATAATAAAAACGCATTAACTAATAATAATTAATGCATCAAACGAACATCTTACTTAACAACCCTTTTTTTAATTGTTTTATATTTTCTACTTCGCTTTCTTTTTCTTTATACCTATTATCCATTTGCCGCACTATTTTAGCTATAGTGACTTGCTCCACATACCCGTGAAGCTGTATAGGAAAATTTGCTATTTCTTTTTCTTGTATATTTATACCAGTAGAATATTTATTAATAAACTCATTTATGTTCCTTTGTAGAATTATATTGAAATAATATCTATCAATACCAGCTTGCGGAATTATAACGACGTCTTTGCTTTTTATTGTTCCTGGCTCGTATAAAAAACCTATTTGCCCTCTTGTTGCAGAAATTTGAATGTAAGAACTGCCAGCTGGATAGACTTTACCTTTTTTAGCTCTTTCGAAATCTGCCACATCTTCTAACTTAACTTCTAAATATGTATTGATATCTATCATAATAAGCTCAACTGCTCCCCTTTATATGTTTTCTTTCTTGGGAAATGGTTATTTCTTTGATAAAAATAATTAGACAGACCGTCTATTTCTTCTTGTACGCTTGAATTTACATCTGAACTCACTAACTCTGACAACATAGACGCTAATTCAATTTCGCTCTCCCTAATTTTCTTATCTATTTCTTGCAACTCATTTAAGTTTTTTGTTAAATCTATTGGTTCTTCTTCTTCAAATGTATCAACATAACGCGGTATATTTAAGTTAAAGTCATTTTCTAGGATTTCATCAAACGTTATTACATTGCTAAATTTATCAACTATTTCCCTTTCATGGTAAATGCTTAGTATTTTGTTCACATTGTCTTGCTCTATTACGTTGTAGCTTCCACTTTTTACGCACTCTTTAGAAGCGTCAATGAACAACACATCTTTATTACATCTATTTTTTTTCAATACAAGTATTACTGTAGGTATATCAGTTGCTATAAATGCTTTTGGTGGTAAACCTATAACAGCATCTATGTAATTAAGTTCCAATAATTTTTGTCTTATTTTCCCTTCTGCTGCCCCTCTAAAGAGAACACCGTGCGGTAAAATTATGGACATAACTCCGTTTTCTTTTAACATGTGTAACCCTTGTAGTAAAAACGCATAATCTGCTTTTGCTTTCGGAGCTAACACTTCATAATCTTTGAACCTATCTTCTTGCAGCCTCTCTTTTTTAGCATCCCACGGTATTGAATAAGGCGGGTTCATGATAGTTGTTTCAGCATTAATTTCAGGTATTTCGCTTATTTTTTCTATATCGGAATAGATATCACTCTTAGACAGCTTATAAATACTTTTAGCTTCTCTTGTCAAAGAGTCACCATGAAAAACTGTAGCGTCAACATTCCTTATCGCAAGATTGAATAATAAAAATGGCATCGCTCTATCAGAAAACTCCTCACAATAGAATGACGCATCTTTATTTTCTGAATATCGCTTAATCGTTAAGCCACCAGTTCCCGCGCATATATCAGCATTTGAGTCAACTGGACCTAAAACGCCGCTTGCTATTTTTATTATTCCATCAGGCGTAAAATCTTGTTTTTTCCCTTTCCGGTCAGAATGCTCTGCTTGAAAATATTCCGTAAACCAATCGTATGACAAGTCGCTTTCTTTTTTTAAAAAACGATTAAATAAATCTTCTCTAACTTCTTTTTGTTCTAATATTTCTGATAATTTATACGAAGCGTGAAAACTCTCATCTACGCCTATTAAATTGTTTATATCGCTTATTGATAGCATAATCACACCTCTTTACATACATAATAAAAACGCATAACCCTTTGACAGATTATGCGTTATAAAAATAAAAAAATAGCAAGAAAAAAGTTTCCTCTTAGTCTTGGCGGACGAGAAAATTAGCATATCGCTAAACAGATAGAACCTAAAAGGAGAAAATATAAAATGAATTAACTGTAATAAAATTTTTCGTAGGTTCTATCAGTTTAACAAGCGACTGTAAAACGTTGGAGGCGAAAACAGTCGCATTGCTAAATTTTCTATACTATAAATATAATTCATTTGACATCGGACATGTTGCTGAATTAGTCCGATTTAAACTAATTTTCCTGTTTCATACGCATATGTCTCTAAAATTTTATATCGCCATTCGTAAATAGTTGACTTAGAGACATACTCACGTTCTGCTACTTCCGACCATTTTAAATATGAGTATTCACCCCACATGTATTTTTCAACGATATGTTTCAGCTCATTCGATAACTTGCTAAATGCGTTCTCTATCGCTTGATTTTTTAAATAATTTATTTGGTACGGTATGCTTTCGTCTTTAAATATTAGATCGTTCAACGCTTTCTCATTACGTCCTCCGCTACCTTTTACCCAAAAGTTTGCATCATCTTCTTTCCACGCACGTCCTAACATAATCGTTGCCATGTTAACTTGAAACTGTCTATGTTTACGGAACTCTAATTCTAATGACTTTAATTCAGCGTCGTCTAATAATTTAACTGCCAATAGCTATCCCTCCTGTTTCATCAGCCACATAGCTTGCATAATACAATAAGTAGCCATATCAAATAGTGTGTCGATTTTACTTTCGTCTACCACATTCGCTTTATTTTTAGATAAGTTTTTAGCACGATTAAACTTATCGCCTATTCTAACTACTCCAGCAACTTCCCCGAACTCATCTAATGATTGCTCGAATGAATTGCCGTAATCTGCGTTTTTAGCTAGATACGTTTGTTCTAATTCCTGGATAATTTTGTGGAAAAGTTCTTCGTTGTTTTCACTAATAGATTCTATTATGTCTTTTACATTGTCATGTGGTTCCATGTTAATACCCCTCTCTCAACCTCTTATAATTAATCTCGTTTTTCTCGTAGTACGCTTGTTCAAGTTCTTCTGTAGTGACGCCTAAATTTTTAGTGTAACTTAGAAAAATATCAATCAATGAAGTTACGTTTGCTTCTTTAAAAAAGATATCGTCATTAACAGTTGTTCGCAGGTGTTGTATTTGAGCATTCAAGTCTAAAAACAATTCATCATTTGTTGTTTCAAATTCAAAATCGCTATGAATTTCAACCTCTAACTGATTCGCTAAACTTAATATAAAATGCAATGCGTCTGAACATTCTTCGACTAGCGTTAATTTGTGTGCTTGTTGACGAGTGAGTTTCTCGTTATTACTCCCTAATCTGTCAAAATAATAAATTTCTTTAAAATATGGACTTTTACATTCGTAAAATCTCTTTTCGTCAACTTTCCCCTTGTTATCCTTCCAGAACTTAAAATGTTCTGAACAATTCGCTATCTCTGCTATTTCAACATCTAAAGAAACTAATGTTTGGTTAAATCGCTCCTCTGCTGTCATTTCTGGTTTCTCTGATAAAATAGCGTTATCTAGTTCTTCCTGCATTGTTTGTAGTTTTTTGAAGTTCATTTGTCGGTCTCCTTTAAAATTCTGCCACAAATAGGACAGTAGTTAATAGTAAAACTAACGTAATGTAAATCTGATTTTTTCCTATAGCTTGTCATTTGATAATCTTCGTTAGCTTTTTCAATAAATGTATGATCTCCGTTTTCAAAAACTTGAATTGGTTCATCTGCCACATTGTCATTATTCATAGTGCAATACTTACACATATTATTAACCTCCTACTTTTTATCACTGAAATGGCTAATATCACTCTTAGCTTGTAAATACCCTATTTTTTCACTAATTCCGTATGGATTGTCTGGAAAATCATGTGTTTTCATTTTATCGTCTAAGTATTCAAGCATTTTCAGCGTGTAATTTGTATCATTTCCAATTTTTGAAGCAAAATATCCTAATAAATAAAATAAAACACTTGTTATAATCAATGTAACTTCTTCCATGTTAATCACACTCCACTTTCACTAATCGTCTAGCATTATCTGACGTTCTATTTATCCATGTTGGAGTAGCGTAGAATTTAACGCTATCGACTTTTATTTTTAACTTACTTGCAATTTCTTCTAACGTTCCAAACGCTATTTCTTTATCACCTTTATACACTGAATACATTTAATCACTTCACTTTCAAACACTTATTTTTAAATACATATCCCTCATTTTCCAACTTAGCTCGTAATCCCGCTTCTGTCCGATTTATCTTTTGCGCTGCTGCGGATAAGCTAACACCTTTTTCTAACAACGTAATAGCAATTTTTATATCCGTTTCGCTATACTTATTACTCTTATGTGTAGTTATCGGTGTATTATCCAACCCCAAATCATAAATTTTTCTTTTGATCGCTGCATGATTTCGATTGATTCGTTTCGATATATCTGAATAAGTATATTTATCAGCTTTTAGCATTCGTTTAAGTTCTGCTATTTCCCACGATGCCCATCGTCTTCTTTTATCAGTTCTTGCGACATTATTCTTTCGTGCTATCTCAACCCATTTAGGCTCTTTCCCCATCGAGAAATAAGGGAAGTCATTCCAGTCTATTCTCCCCTTATTTTGTTCTGCCCATTTCCAAAAACCGTCTAAACTAACCGTTCTATATTTCTCTTTCTTTCTTGCAGGAAATTGACAATGCTTTATCCAGTATTCGACAGACGACCTGTTTATGTTCGTGTAATAACAAAAATCTGCCACTGTAACACTAGAAGCAACATCATTTTTTCTAAGTCCCATTTTTTGCGCCTTATTAGTTACTGAACCGACATTTCTACCAAGTTTTCTTGCTATTGCTTCATCTTTTGAAATACCGTATTTATCTTTTAAATAATCAGTTTCTTCAGTCGTCCACTGACGTCGCATTTTTATACCTCCAATTTATTCATCACTAAACTCTTAACTGAACACCCGTAAAAATCACACAATAGTTCATCAAAATATTGAATCGTCTTAACCGTTATAATTCGTTTCCCATTTCGAAGTTCTCTAACAGTGCTTCGTTCTGTTTTAAGTTCTCTACTTAACTTACTGTTATCTGTTTTTGTTTTTAGCATGAATTGGTTTAAGTTATGACTGAAGTTATCAATCACATCATTTCGATTATCCAATTCACTAATAAATTCATACGCTTCTCTGTAATCTTTATTTTTATCAGCTAGTTCTTTAATCGCCTCTAATTCATTCTGTAAGCTAACAACTCGCTCTTTGTAATTCTTTAAATCATGATTTATTGTTTTACAGCTTACTTTGCTTTTATATTCTTCATATCTGTTTCTAACCCTAACAACTTCCGATTCACTTGCTCTCAATTCACTCTTAAACCGGTCTAAATCTTCCGTAGCACGTTCATATTTACGCGTCGTATCTCTTGCACTCAATTTAGCTGCATCACGCTCACGTGTTAATATATCGACTTGTCCTTTAAACTCTTGAATTGTCTTTTCGTAGTTCGTAATATTTAACGCTAGCTCATTCGCTAGTTCGTTACGTTTCTTTTTAGTTAGTAAAATCATTAGTTTTCCTCCTTCACTTCACAGTCACTCTAACTGCTTGAAATTCATAATAACCACGCTTCGTTCTAATTAATTGACCTGTTTCAACTAATCTTGATAGTTGACCAACTGCTTCATTACCAACTTTTTCTCCAATTTCTTTAGTCGTAGCACCATTATTTTCTCTAACAAAAGTTACTACTTTATCTCTTATCGCTATTCCCCATGCCGTTTGTGAGTTCATTATTATTCCTCCAACTCTTTTAAATATCTAGTAACTTCATAACCTCTTGATTTTTTATCGTTTCGAACCATAAAAGTCACATAAGAAGCATTAATTCCGATTATCTCTGCTACTTTATACGTTGACCCAACACGTGCAACTTCTTTTCCGCCTTTACTCACGATGTAAATATATTTACCTTTACAACCACCCGACGGTTCACGTTGAGCTAAACCTTTTTTAGGCTTAATCACTTTGGCGTTTTTGCGTTTATCTCTTCCAATCTCATTACGCAATTTTTTAATCTCTTTGCACGTTTTACAACTCTTCACATTGCATTTATTCGGTTCGCCATGCTTATCAACTAAATAAATTATTTTGTTTGCTTTTATGATTAAGTCAGACATTGTTGTCACCTAACACGATTTTTAACGCTTGTTCTGGACTTCTCGCAACTCCTGCAATCAATCCATATTTTTTCATGCGATCAATAAATATTTTCTGTGCGTCCCTAACCGTTCCTTTCGCATTTTTCACTTCAATAAAAAATATTTTTCCGTCAGATAAACGACAACCCATTAAATCTGTAAAACCTTTCGGCAGTCCTGTATCAAACCATCGACCGTCTTTCATCTGAACTTTTCCCACATTTGTTCTAAATACCAAACAATTATTTTTACCTAGTGCCAATCTAATCTCATTTTGAATCTCGTGTTCCGATTTCAATAAACACACCTCGTTTTTAAAAATTAGGGAGGGTACCCTCCCTGTCGTTCGTCCTTACTCTCCCAACGGATTAAGACATTTTAATTAATGATTAGGGAGGGTTTGAACGAAATTCCTATACTTTTATATATTTTTACTAATATTATTTTTATTATTAAAGTTATATTTAACTATCCCTACTATCCCTAAAAAGAATAAATAAATATATAAATATAGATATAATAAGGGTTTTCGACAGGGAGGGTTGAAATCAAAACTATCCCTAAACCCTCCCCGAACTATCCCTAAAGTATCTGACGGATATTATCGAATGCTCTTGCAGTCAATTTAATCCCCTCATATACCATGACACCGTTCGACTTTTTCTTGTTATACCTTTTACTTACTTCTTTACCGAATTTCGTATTACTAAAATCATGCTCATTATTTTCTTTCGCCCATTCACGATAAGCATTAAACAGCTCGCTAGCCTTAATTTTGTAATCTGGACCAGTTTCGCACTGTTCGTCAATAAATCGAGATATAACATCCATTTCTTGTCTATATTCTTTACTCGCTTCATAAACTGCTTTCGGTTGCTTTAATCCCTCTCTCTGCCACATTAAACAACCAGTAATGCACCAATTTAGTATGCCGACCATTTCACTTCTTAATTTATGTGGTAGATTTTTATCAACTTTATGATCTGGAATTTGTACTGTGAAAGGAATTAAATTTAAACGTCGCCAAATTCCATCGTCTGTTCCTCGTATAATAGGTTTGTGGTTAGTCGCTAGCCATAATTTAAACTCTGGTTCGAACTCGAATTCTTTACCGTATAAATGTCTAGCTGTTACTTTATCGCCACCAGTCAACTGTTTAACAAGACCTTCATCAAGCCTTACTCCTTCGTTAGGTTCTGAACTGGTAACTAACCTAGCACCTTTTAAGCGTGCGATATCTGAATTGGCGTTACTAGAATTTTGTTTAACCATGATTGTTTGCGCCTGCATCGTCATGGCATAACTACCCATGATTTCAGATATAATATCTAAAAATACAGACTTACCGTTTCGACCGTTACCGAAAAGAATAAACATTGATTGTTCTCTCGTGGACCCAGTTAGCGAGTAACCGACTGCTTTTTGTATGTAATGAATTAATTCTTCATCGTGTGCGAATATCTCACTAATAAATTCTTCCCATTGTGGGCAATCAATCGTGTCTGTGTATTCAACTGTTGAAATTCGTGTAAATAATTTATCTATTTCGTGGTCGAATAACTTGCCATCAGTTAAAGACAAGTAACCATTTTGCGTATTAAATAATGTTTTATCTTTATCAAATTCTTCTGGAAGAACTGCCAAGCGATGTTTTACTTCGTCCATCATAGCGTTCTTACCTGCGTTACCTCGTGAACGTTTAACGTGTTTATCCCACGCTTTTAAAATATTGTTTTTAGTATCTTCATCCATATCTTCCGATAATTCGATTGGCTCATTCTTCATGATTTCAACAGTCGTATCAATCATTTTTCTAACTTCACCAGTTAGATCCTCCTGCCACACTTTACCGTTGTAGTAATACCAAACTTTATTAATGTATGAGTATTTAACTAAGCTACCGTATATATCACAAAACCTATCCGCATTACCTGTATCATCGTAGGAATAAAACTTTCGTTCTTTCGGTTTATCTTCCTGGTCTTTAATATAAATCTTAAAATCAGTTTTTTGTTTCGGATTGTAGATTGAACTTGTTTCGTGAATTGCTTTATCTAACAATGCTTGACCGTATGTTTTCGGTCCTCGTTTTTCATCGTATTTATCACGGTACATTGCTGAATTTCTAAAAATTTCATCCATTTTAGAAAAATCTCTACCGCACCAAAACGCTAAATCGTTCGCAAATGCTAAATCCGCTTCTGACTGCGAATCATAAAACGATTCCCAACCACCGTCTAAAAACACTTGGAATCTGTTACCTTGTTTTGATTGCTTTGCTTTTTCGATGATTTCATCTACAGATAAATCAATTGTGGGCATATCTTTATCACGATTAAACTCGATAACTTTAGATTCACCTATGTAACGCTTGTATAAGCGTTCTACGGTCGTTTTCTTTGGTTCTGATATAGTTTTATACTCGCTTGCTATATTGCCTGTCATGACGAAGAAACGACCGTTATTGTATATCTCGACATCGCCTTTACGTCTGCGTCCTTCTGGCAATTCTCCTTTAGCGATAATATGAATACCTGTACCAGATTGTGAGTATTCCGAATATGATTTCATTGATTCGATAAACTCATAAATCATGTTGCTTTCAATGTCGCCTGTTAAATATCGTTGTATTTCTCCCTCTGCATTATCAATGTCAATTCCGAAGTACGGAGGTTTAAAGAAGAAACCTAAACCTGTACCGCCATATAAATGAATGGCAGAGAGTGCAGTCTGATAATCAGACCACGTACTCTCATCATTCGATTTAGCATGTTGACCAGTGTATGCATTGAAAGGAACTTTAGTATTTTTTTGACGTTTCTCATCCCAAACGAGTTTATAAATACACCAATGTTTGAGATTTTTTAATTCGTCTGGAATATGTTCGTACATGTTAATTGCCCCTTAAATTTATTTAGAATGGAAGATCATCTTCTTGAAGTTCAACTGTAGCTGATGCTGATCTTCCAAAACTTGGTTCATCACCTTTTTTGAATTGATGATTTAACACGCCTTGAACGCTTGATTTTTCCCAACGTTTCACATTCACGTTTTCGTAAGTTTTACCGTATATTCTGATGTTTCATTTTTAATTGTTACTTTTACTGGTTTAAGCACAAAGTCTGCTAGTAGTTCATC contains these protein-coding regions:
- a CDS encoding phage/plasmid primase, P4 family, whose protein sequence is MYEHIPDELKNLKHWCIYKLVWDEKRQKNTKVPFNAYTGQHAKSNDESTWSDYQTALSAIHLYGGTGLGFFFKPPYFGIDIDNAEGEIQRYLTGDIESNMIYEFIESMKSYSEYSQSGTGIHIIAKGELPEGRRRKGDVEIYNNGRFFVMTGNIASEYKTISEPKKTTVERLYKRYIGESKVIEFNRDKDMPTIDLSVDEIIEKAKQSKQGNRFQVFLDGGWESFYDSQSEADLAFANDLAFWCGRDFSKMDEIFRNSAMYRDKYDEKRGPKTYGQALLDKAIHETSSIYNPKQKTDFKIYIKDQEDKPKERKFYSYDDTGNADRFCDIYGSLVKYSYINKVWYYYNGKVWQEDLTGEVRKMIDTTVEIMKNEPIELSEDMDEDTKNNILKAWDKHVKRSRGNAGKNAMMDEVKHRLAVLPEEFDKDKTLFNTQNGYLSLTDGKLFDHEIDKLFTRISTVEYTDTIDCPQWEEFISEIFAHDEELIHYIQKAVGYSLTGSTREQSMFILFGNGRNGKSVFLDIISEIMGSYAMTMQAQTIMVKQNSSNANSDIARLKGARLVTSSEPNEGVRLDEGLVKQLTGGDKVTARHLYGKEFEFEPEFKLWLATNHKPIIRGTDDGIWRRLNLIPFTVQIPDHKVDKNLPHKLRSEMVGILNWCITGCLMWQREGLKQPKAVYEASKEYRQEMDVISRFIDEQCETGPDYKIKASELFNAYREWAKENNEHDFSNTKFGKEVSKRYNKKKSNGVMVYEGIKLTARAFDNIRQIL